The DNA sequence TGCCTCTTCAAACCAATATTCTTTCATTATTAGTGCACAGAAAAGATGCATTTGTTAATTCGCTTCCACAAACCCTTTCAGGAAATAAACCTTGGTAAAATATCTCCCAGTTTTTGGTTGTTCTTGTTCTCCCCTTGACGCTTGTGATTTTCGGGATCAGACCATTTCCTAGGAGGTCAGACTGTCAGCCCTGGGGAGCCGCAGCCGACACGAGCGTCCTGCAGGTCGCCATGGGATGCAGCCCTCGAGGGCGGTGCTCGGGCGACCGTCAGAGCACACGGAGGCGGCCCGGGGACCAAGGCCAGCCTGGGGACCCCGCGCTGTTTCATCGGCCCAAGCAGGTGACGGCCACGCCTGAGCTCCGTGGGCGGACGTCTGTGAACAGCAGAGCCGCTCTCGCAGACACAGGGCTCACCGTTCAAGGGCAAAGGCCTCCTGCTGGGGACGCAGGCCACGTGAAGTGTTTCTTTCTATTTCAAGAGACCGAGGCCTCGGTGATGCCCAGGGAGTCGCCTGGTCCCTGCCTGGGGCCGCTCAGCCAGCAGCTGGCTGGAAGCCGGGCGGCGCCATGTGAGAGCCAGGCAGGACCGCGCGGCTCTCCTGGGCATCCAGGGAGAGGGACCCGGAGAGACGGGGCGTGGGTGGGAGGGCGGTGCGGACCGGCAGCCTCTGGGGGAGAAGCCCCCCGACTCCCCCGCCCACATTTAAAGTGGCTGCACCCATGCTGCTGAGATAACCGTCCAGACCCGTGGAGACGGCGTGGCTGGGGCAGGCCTCAAAGCATCACCTGGTGatgcctccctgcccatcctACCTGAAGGGCCCAAAAACAGAGGAGGCAAGCGAATGAGCTCAGGCCAGAAACGGGGCCGGGACAGCGGGAGTCAGAGACGCCCGCTCTAAGCCTCACACCCCCGCCATCCTCTCGTCTCCAGCAGGGGCCCCAGGGGGCAGGCAAAGCCCTGCCCAGCAGGGAGACGGGCCGACGGCGTCCCTCTGAGTTTGCCTTCACTGACTCCTGGTGTGAGCCACGTGCCTGCTCGCAGGGCCGGTCCAGACTGAAGCTGAACTTGCAGACACACGGTGTCCAGTGAGTCCAGCGTAGGCAGTGCTCACTTGACGAGTCACGGAGCTTGTCCCTGAGGGCAGCAAGCAGAGGCCGAGGGCCCAGGGCAGGACAGCTGCCCCTAAGAATGCCGGAGGGAGGCTGTTCGGACGACGCTGGGACAGCGTCTCCAGAGATAGGACACACGGCGTCGCCTGACGGTGGCCTCCCGTCAATGGGCATTTAAATCACCTGCTTCCAGAGCGGGTTTTTTACATTTTGAGTCTTgggagtgaaatgagtcagacccTTCCCACTCAACGTTGACTCTTCTTCCGAGTGGGGGGCCATGGGCGCAGCTCACCCCCCAGGGCCCACTGCCATCGCTTGCAAGAATAGGACTAAAGGTCCAGACGTGGAAAGTTGTCTACCTCTTCAATTTCTAATCACAGTGGACAAACCCCGGGAAGGAACGCGTGTAGCCGTGTTGGCGGCTGAGTGTCTGTGCCTGACTCCAAACCCAGCGAtgggcgcaaagagtcggacacgactgagcgactttcactttcacttttctacccTCTAGACacctctgagggcttccctgttggctcgggggtaaagaatctggctgcagtgaaggagacacagtttccatcccagggtcgggaagatcccctggagaatggaatggcaacccgctccagtgttctggcctggagaatcccatggacagaagagcctggcgggccacagtccatggggtcacagtcaagacatgactgagcgcctaacaTGCACAGACACGGCTGGAGGCACAGGGAACATGAACCGTGCGTGTGAGAGCATTCAGCCCTCAACAGAACGGAAGCCGTCAGGACCCGGGGCATTCGCGCAGGGAGAGACGGACAGGACTCCGAGCCGGGGCACCTGGAGGGGCACTCGTGGGCGGGGGTCGTCACCTCCCTCCACTGCCTCTGTGCCCGGCGACCTCCCAGCGCTGACGTCTCAGGAAGCCTGTGCATGTTTTATATAAAACGTATCACACTCTGTTGGAGTCATTTGCCTACTAAACACTTAGTTTCTTCAAAGCCAAGACTGAGGACTAGTTTTTAACATTGTTTGTGGAAATTTGCCACCAATTGAGTAATTCTTGTGGGACAAGTGAATCAATGCATTAAGCAAATCAAATAATTAAACAGAAGAAAAGCGTTTCCATGAGCTTTTGAGAGATGAGAAATCTCTCATCTGCTACTGTAGAGATGAGAAATCTCGTTCCGGTTTGGGGCCCCTCGGAGAGATGGAGCCAAGTGCATCTTTCCTGACATGTCAGGAGGGGACATACCATCTCTAGCTTATCTTCTCTTGGTTTTCACTTTTCGGACAGTCACTTAGAGCTTTCTCAGCAAAACCCAGTGCTAAGAACTATCCAGATACCCAGAACTCTTTGCCAGCGATTACTTTCACGAGAGAGCTTAGCTCACGTTTTCCTTCGTTGCAGTCTTTTTGATTTCCTTAGTTGATTGTCATTAGACGATGCTAATGCCTGGTTTTATCTGTAGATGTCCCATGGATGCAGATGCAAAGCCCACCTATCAGGGCTTGAGCAGGACTCGCCCAGGCCGGGGCCCAGAGTGTCTTTACAACAAGAGAAGCACAGTCAGAATTCTGATTCTGTCTGATTCTGACTGGCTTTCCTGGGCCAGCGTTAGAGACACGGTCATGCCCCGAGGAGACAGCCTGGTCCTTGGTGACCGGATGGTGTGGGGCGTGAGGTCAAAGGGATGGAGCAGGGAcatggggtggggcaggaagcTGGGCTCAGTGGTCAGCGCTTCCTGGGGCGGGACCGTGGGGTTTTGCTCCAAGTGTGTCCTGTCTTTACTTTTGAATTGATCTGCAGTCTGCATGTAGTACTTTAAAACTTGAAACAAAATAAGATGTGTGGTGGTTTTCTTTAGAGTCTAGTGGGTTTTAGAGAGGTCATGGTGAGGGCTTAGTTGAAAGGCGCTTTAGGAGGGGCATTGACTCAACATCATGGACTCAAGCTTCCTGAAAgggaacagattttaaaataaacaagccTGGTTGCTGGGCCCGCGCTCAAAGCCTGCTTTGGGCTTCTGTGTGGGACTCAGCTTGGGCGTGGTGACTTCTGGGTCAAGACTGTGGGCTCTTCAAGCATCTTTACAGTGTATTTAGAGCTTGAGGGCAGAAAGCATTGATTTAgatacaacttggatgaaataaCTGTGTTCCCAAGACAGTCATTTTCTCTGCAGTTTAAAGAGGATGTTCCCTTCTTCCTGCGTGGCCGGTGAGATGGTGCCCAGTGGCCCTGAATCCTGAGTTTTGCAGCCCGTTTCTCGGACTCTGACCGCCTCATGTTGGAAGTCACTCTTTAAGCCCTGTCTCCCCGGGGTTACCCACGTTCCTCTGACGGTCTGGTGTCTTGTGTGTCTCACCCCTCCTCCAGGCTTATTTCAGAAGATGCGTCACGGAGCCCGGAGGTGGACATTTCCATAGTGGAAGTTTATAACAATGACATTTTTGACCTTCTGGCTAACGACAGCTGTCAAGTGGCATCTGGGGTGAAGCGGCAGGTGCTGACGACCCAGCAGGGGAAGAAGGCGGTCTGCGGGCTGACCTACCAGTGAGTGACCGGGCGCTGAGCTCTGCGAGCGGCCGCAGCCTCGAGGGGACCCCACGTAGAGCCAGGCGAGGCGTCCCAGTCAGCGCGCCTCCCGAGAGAGGGTTCACTGTGTTTATTTGCCCAGGGTGCAGTTCTCCACTTTCAATTTGCTTTAGAAACGATCTTTTAACGTCATAATGAAGACAAATTAGCCGGtgctttaaaatatcttctttaagAGATGGCGGGACAGGCGTTATCGCCGAGGCTCGGCTGAGGGACGGGCGTGGAGAAGCCCCAGGACCCGCCAGAAGCCCCTGGGTTAGGCACTGGTGTACTTGGGTCCCTTGGCATATCAGAATTTTACCGAATACACCAAGGAATCAGCTTCTCCCCCAGAGCTCCGTGTTGTTAGATTCACGTTCAGGAATCAGGTTTGCTTCGGGCAGCGGTCACCTGACCCATGTGGAGGAGAAGTCATGAAGGGTCAAGGTCATGCCGCCCATTCTGCGGTCTCAAAGTTAGCAGAGGAAGGGTCTTCagactattcctttttttttgtattggcgtatagccaattaacaatgttgagatAGTTTCAAGGGGTCAGCAGAGGGACTTGaccatacatgtgtatgtgttgcGAGTTATTTCTAACATTTGAAAAAGCCTAAAGGAAGTCATACGTCTGACCATGATAAGTTTACACGAGCTAACCCAAACTGCCAGATTTTCACTAACAGATGTCATGATCAAAACGTTTTCTCCTGCAGATCAGAAGTTCTGCTTATCTCAtcaattaaaagaagaaagtaaattaaATTTGCATTTCGTAAATTTGATGAAATTTGGTTTGataggcaaaatattttaaaatctcggGGTCCTTGAGGGCACCATAAATACAAGCAGGCATGATGTAGAGAAGATTGGGAAGCTCCGCTTGGTTTGAAAACAGCTGATTACTTCAGGGTAAAGCAGTGAGAGATACGATAAGTCAAACAGATCCCGTGAAGTGAAACGCTGGGTGTCTCGCGTTTACTCTTGTCTGAGGTGCACTGCTTCCCTGAGCCGGGTACATGTGGCCCCTGCCCAGGCGTGCGTGCAGGCCGGCCTCCCCGACCACCCCCGGCCCCTCAGTACCCGCGTGTGCACCCACAGGTCAGTCCGCAGTGCCGCGGAGTTCCTGACGCTCGTGGGCAGGGGTCTGCAGCTGCGGGCGAAGCAGCCCACCGCGGTGCATGCCGAGTCCTCCCGATCTCACCTGGTGATAACCGTGACCCTGGCTGCAGCCGCCTCCCCCCGTGGCCCCGGCGGGCGGCCATCCACACCCGGTCAGTGCCCATGGAAGAAATGCACGGGGGACGGGAGGAGTCCGCCTACCGCAGGCTCTGAGACACGCCCAGAGCCCGGGGAGGGTCCGCAGCCCAACCCCAGGAGCCGGGGGACCCAGGCCAAGGACAAGGGGGCCCAGCATAGAGACGGCGTGTCTTCCTGGGAAACGTGACGCGTTCATCGCGAACGACACTCTGACTGTGACCTGGGTTTAAGAAGGCAGACACCAGTACACACACACGCAACAATTCCAGCTGGGTAAGAGAATCATGCGCGTTCCCAGGTCCTCACTGGCCGGAAGGTCCAGAGCAGCGCGCTGGCATCACCTGCGGGGCTGGTGGGAGCGCGGACCctctcccgcccccacccctcccgccATCGGGACCCCGGGGCACGGCTGGGGCACTGGATGCACGCTTCTCCAAGTTCAGGGAGCCAGCGTCCTGCGGAGGACCACCCGTCCAGGGAGAGGGTCTCCCCTGTGCACAGTAATGAAGGCCACGGAGAAGCCCCAGGCCCGGGGGCCAACCCCCAAAGGGCGTCCACACTCCAGACTCAGGCAGGGAGGCGGAAACCATCCTGACCCAGCTTGTCGCAAGGCCACTTGAAGCCCAGGGCATTACCAAATCTTCCTCGGAAAGCTTGTTTAGTGTTCGTGGGACTAATTAGGCAttgcttcccgggtggctcagtggtgaagaacccgcctgccagtgcagggttccctggattgggacatggcatccactccaggattcttgcctggagaagcccatggacggaggagcctggcagctgcagtccacaggatcacaaagagtcggacttgacttagcgactgagcacgcacacagacTTTAATTCACGTTTTGACCCCTCAGGGTCTCAGGGCCCTTTTCCTGTCTGTGTTTAAGAGGAAGGGTCTCACTTCTCGTGAGGTGTGGGCCTGCGGGGCGGAGCTGGGGGACTCCCGCCTCGGGGGGAGGCCCAGGGAGCTTGGGCACCGTCTCTTGTCTCTTGTCACGCCCCTGCTGCAGCCCCGCGGTCAGATCGGTCAGCGTCGACAGAGCCCTGCCGGCCTGGACCGCGGTCGCCGGCCACCGGGAGGAGGCAGAGCCTGCCCGTGCCCCGAAGGACCCGCGGGCGTGGACTCGGGCGGGCGGCCCCGGACCCCCTGGGGCAGGTGCACGCCACCCTGCAGCTTGTGGACCTGGCGGGCAGCGAGTGTGTGGGTGAGCGCGGGGAGCCTCGGGGTCCTGACTGTGAGCACACAGGGCTCCCAGGGGTGGCGTCCCCCCCAGTGCCCTCTGAGTCTCGCCCCTCCCTCCTGGCGCCGTCTCAGCACCAAGACCCTGAGTGTCAGTTCAGATGCCACTCCGCGGGCTCCCAGCAGGGAGGGGAGCCCAGCCCCCCCAAGGCTTTCCCTGCCGGGGCCGCAGGTGGTCACGGGGGTATGTCCTGTGACAGGGTCTCCTCCACTCAGCCTTGCAGAGGGCACTCTCCCCACAATGcctctgttttgcttttctgatGCCTCTTGATGTCAGCAAGGATTCATGCGACTCTTGTATGAGGGGGTCTCTGCACTCCCCAGGTGTGTCTGGAGTGACGGGGCCAGCCCTGAGGGAGACTTCTTGCATAAACCGGAGCCTGGCGGCCCTCTCGGACGTCCTGGGCGCGCTGGCGGAGGGCAGAGGCCACATCCCCTACCGGAACAGCCGGCTCACCCACCTGCTGCAGGACGCGCTCGGTACTGCTGTGCCGcggctgcccctgcccctgcccctgccccctggcCTGCTCCTCCCGCCCAGGGGGCTGGCTGGCTCTGGGGGTCTCTGCCTCCCTTCCTCGGGACTTGCAGCTCCTGTTAACTCGGTCGTTGTCTCGAGGGTTGTCTGACCCGGGTCGCTGGGCAGCGTGGGCACCACCAGTCCCTCCAGCTGGTCTCACGTTCCCGGGGTGGCACCCGCAGGGCTTCTCTGAGCCGTGGGACCACGTGGCTCCATCTCTGGTCTCAGGGTCTCCTCTTGCTCCGTCCACAGGACGAGGAAGGGGctgctcccagctctgctgctgccCCTGATCCACGCCGACCGGGACCAGTGCTCAGCAGGATGCGTGGGGCTGGGGTGGCGGTGGGCACCCACACCGCACGCTCTCATCCCATGGCTGAGCTGCGGTTCTTCCCATCTTAGGTCTTTTTCCAAACTGCCTCCCCTATTTCTGGCCCTTCAGGCAACGTGAGAGGGGGCTTCCTCTTCGGGGAGAGGCCCAGTGGCGCCTTCCCAAGGGCCTGGAGGGGGCCAAGGGCCTGCAGAGCAGCAGGCAGGGCTCCAGCCTCCCTGGGCGCACCCAGGCCCCTGCCTCACGCTCGTGTGGAGCCGCGGGGGCCAGGCCGACCCCTCCGGAGCCGGGCTTCAGAGATCCTCCTTTTCACTGGGGCTCTTCCCAACTGCACCTTGTCACTTTTTTCTCCAAGGAGGTGACGCCAAGTTACAGGTGATCGTGTGCGTGTCCCCAGGCCAGAGGCACGTGACCGAGACGCTGCAGAGCCTGGGGTTTGGCGCCCGAGCGAGGCAAGTGGAGCGAGGCCATCCAGCCCCCAGAAAACTCAGGTGAAGGAGAGGGGGCATGCTCAGGGCTTTTCCCCCTTAAATGTGCTCCTGGCTTTTCCTTATAATGTACGTGctgtaaaaataaacacactGAATATGCAGCTTGTGAAGCTGAGCCAAGTGTGGACAGACCATCGAGGCAGCTGGAgtctgggcaggggagggagatgggtgagggggaaaggaggagggggaggggggagggaggagggtgggggtgagtggggagggaggagggggagtgaGGAGTGTGAGGGGATgagggaggagggtgagggagaaaggaggagggtgaaggggagggaggagggggaggggatgagggaggagggtgggggagaaaggaggagggtgaggggggagggaagagggtgagggggagggggagggggcaagagaggagggggagggagatgggtgagcgggaaaggaggagggtgaggggggagggaggagggggaggggttgAGGGGGTGCAGGTGGGAAGAACCTCCTCCCCCCCGAGGGCTGCCAGATTTGGGACAGAAGGATCTGAGAGCCTGACGGAGTCCCGCTGTGGTTTAGAGCTGTACCCTCTTCTTCACGGAAAAGTGATGCAGTGAAAAGCCAAGGGCCCCAGCAGAGATGCTGCAACTGCCTGGGGGCAGGTTGATGTGGGCCTGGGTCAGTGCCCGGCACAGCCAGCACCTCTGGGAAGGGAGGACACGCTGGCCCAGCCCGGGGGGCTCCTCTCCACCGTGACCCCCAGTGTCTCAGGCTGGACCCCACCGGCGCTCCCATGACAGGAGGGTGGCAGCCGCTGGAGGGGACAGCCAGGGGCTGCTTCCCGCGTGTCCCGGCCGCCAGGAAGTGGCTCCCCGGGGACCAGAGGGGCCAGCGCTGGGGGTGGAAGGGGGCTGCCCGGGGGAACCGCAGACACCACCAGCCCAGGGCCTGCGGTGGGTTCTGGAGTGGACGTGAGGCCCAAACAGGCTTGGAGCCATCGCGGCCGATGGCGGCCCTGGTGGCCCAAACGGCTTCAGTGCGTCCTGCCTCCAGCCCGTCCCCGCTGAGCGTCGGGGAAAGCATTTCAGTCTGAGCCTGTCTGGGTGCAGGTGTGCCCAGCGGGGCCCTGACAGAAGCTACCACCCTGAGGATGCCGGGTGGGATGGGCCGGGCCCAGGGCGAGGTTGCTCACCggcctctcagccctcctgctgctgctccagGCTGTGCTTTTGCCCAGCTGGCGGCCAGCAGGCCAGGAGGCCAGGAGTCCAGCAGTCCAGGCCCACTCAGGGCAGCAGGCAGACAGACAGGGACACCGGGAGAGGTGTCCGGGCTGCCCCGGGGAGAAGGGGCCCCCAACGGCGGGGCCGGGCTGGAACTGAAGGGACCCGTCTGCACTCGCGGTTTTTAATATGGACAATCAGCTCGACGGTAGGTGGATCAGTGAGACAGGACAGTTTATACAGAAGAGCTACATGGACGTGCttctgtgtgttctgtgtgtagCCACCATGAACGTGGCTACAAAAGCAGAACAACACAGGAGCTTTTCATGTTCACTACTCAGGTATTCTAAGCAGTGTAGCCATGGAGACAGAATTTTCTAAAACGGTGCAAACTCAGTAATGTGACAAGTGAACTGATGTCAACTTCCCTTGATTCACATGATGCTGGCCTTCCTGCCAAGAATGGCACTGAAACGGCCGTTTTGATCCTGCCTGACTTCCTGCAGGGCGGTGCCCCGGGCTCAGCGTCCGCATAGTCCACACCCGGGAGTGTCAGGTGGGCTGTGAGCAGTGGGTGTGGATGAGAGGCGGGGGGCTTGAAGAACAGGCCTTCTTGGCACTGCAGACCCTAGGACCCCAGCCCCGCCGCGGTGCCAGGCTGAGACCCCACCCGCAGCTCTGAGACGTGCCCTGCAGGCTTCAAGGCTCGGCCCTAAGCAGGTGGAAGTGACTCCAGGGAGCTCGGTTCTCACGCGGCTCCTCGCCTGCTGGCCCAGGCTCGGAATCCCATTAGTGGGACCAGGCGTTGGGGGGGGATCGGAAGCCTCCAGAGGCAGGACAGCGGGCTCTGGGTTCGCCCACAGGACACGCGCTCATGGCCCCGGGTGGGCCAGATGCCGGTCCTGCATCTGCTGTGGAGGTGGAGCTCGGGCCGCGGGCGCCCCGAGAGGGGGACAGGCCACCCCGGGGCCCCACGGGGCCAAGGAGCCACCCATGGAACACTCTCGGTGCCGGGCTGCTGAGGAGGTCTGTGCCCCTGGGGGACAGCGCGGCCCTGGGCCAGGCTCTGAGTGACCCTCCCAGTGCTCCTCCACAGGGACACAGGACAGCAGATGCCCAGGGCAGGCGTGTCCACCGAACATCCCATTAGACCCAGGTGCCCCTGTCCTGCCGTCCCGGGAGGGCCTGGCGCAGGGACGGCTGAGGGAGCTGCCCGCCCTCAGGTTGGTGATGCCTGCCTCCTGGACACGCTCCCCCAGCGCCAGGCCGAGCTGCCCACCCAGCACCCACGTCCTTGTGATgcacccaccccacctccccgagcccccacctccagccacGCCCATGAGCTTCCTAAGGCACCATGGCCGTTCCCAGTGGCTGAGGTCTCTGAATAGTGGGTACATTTCTACATTTGCTCTTGGAGGAAAGTGGGGTCTGTGTTCACAAGAGCCCAGCCCCATGGGGGAAGCAGGAAGCAGAGGGCGCTGGGACCCATCCCGGCTAAGACCCGGGGTCCTGGTGGGCCTGGGGGGCTGGGCCTGCTGCCTGACCTCACGTGAGGGTGACAAGGGCCTCCTGAGGGAGAGAATGGGTTCggcagacacacagagaaaagctTGACACC is a window from the Cervus canadensis isolate Bull #8, Minnesota chromosome 33, ASM1932006v1, whole genome shotgun sequence genome containing:
- the KIF25 gene encoding kinesin-like protein KIF25 isoform X2 — its product is MPVRGGRWGSFWELRARQLQRQLQAKEERIVELETENALLHLKLAESREVTGRDHRAETPRRGYSSSALTRLRRAAQKLKREMEALQSSSRGLLQSYREEHRDCLSEIVRAIQTAQLHHEALLAAWPAEAGRLERSLRDVTERWRREQRERRRLQEALAELKGNIRVHCRIRPLLPFDDEAQEPVSQNSSLSGGVVHAVDDETVLVDCTRPGHPLINKTYTFERYNVCIMAYGQTGSGKSFTMLGPHRQEEPAPPSEPHGDAGIIPRAAGELFRLISEDASRSPEVDISIVEVYNNDIFDLLANDSCQVASGVKRQVLTTQQGKKAVCGLTYQSVRSAAEFLTLVGRGLQLRAKQPTAVHAESSRSHLVITVTLAAAASPRGPGGRPSTPAPRSDRSASTEPCRPGPRSPATGRRQSLPVPRRTRGRGLGRAAPDPLGQVHATLQLVDLAGSECVGVSGVTGPALRETSCINRSLAALSDVLGALAEGRGHIPYRNSRLTHLLQDALGGDAKLQVIVCVSPGQRHVTETLQSLGFGARARQVERGHPAPRKLR